From one Chryseobacterium sp. 3008163 genomic stretch:
- a CDS encoding YIP1 family protein produces the protein MTWKTIFNPFEKFDDKALFIVGIIFFLLTIPLCFWTNICFISIYRIAPFTTNNLYDLILPTFISFAVMITVLFLLGKVFYRKTRIIDIANAVLISQIPLIILIPFEGINFVKNTIENVANYQQQPTEVFPFVDFLVMILYTIANVGCLIYSIAIFYNGFKTATNIKKWQHTVIFCIVTFVTVMICQILNN, from the coding sequence ATGACCTGGAAAACTATTTTTAATCCTTTTGAAAAGTTCGATGACAAGGCTTTATTTATTGTCGGTATTATTTTCTTCCTACTAACGATCCCGCTTTGCTTTTGGACGAACATATGTTTTATAAGCATATACAGAATCGCACCGTTTACCACAAATAATTTATATGATTTAATTCTCCCTACTTTTATAAGTTTTGCAGTAATGATCACTGTTCTGTTTCTACTTGGCAAAGTTTTTTACCGTAAAACAAGAATAATTGACATCGCAAATGCCGTTCTTATTTCGCAGATTCCTCTTATCATTCTTATACCTTTTGAGGGAATTAATTTTGTGAAAAATACAATAGAAAATGTGGCCAACTATCAACAGCAGCCAACCGAAGTGTTTCCTTTTGTAGATTTTTTGGTTATGATTTTATATACAATAGCAAATGTAGGTTGCCTGATATACAGTATAGCAATTTTCTACAACGGATTTAAAACAGCAACAAATATTAAAAAATGGCAACATACAGTGATATTCTGCATCGTAACATTTGTTACTGTAATGATATGCCAAATACTTAACAACTAA
- a CDS encoding PH domain-containing protein has protein sequence MKNIPARIGWELIVPIFLIILLPISLDVKNGNWEIVLVPCAIFVAILLLMLTIRYKIDAEFLYVKNSIFGTTKIKVNDIYKIEKTGNMISSPAPSIIGRVEIYFTNGSIIISPKNFSDFENDLLKINPNIIVKK, from the coding sequence ATGAAAAATATACCTGCAAGAATTGGTTGGGAATTGATAGTTCCTATTTTTCTGATTATTTTATTGCCGATTTCTCTGGATGTGAAAAATGGAAATTGGGAAATTGTATTAGTGCCATGTGCGATTTTCGTAGCGATACTATTATTGATGCTGACCATTCGGTATAAGATTGATGCTGAGTTTTTGTATGTGAAAAATTCAATTTTCGGAACCACAAAGATCAAGGTAAATGATATTTACAAAATAGAAAAAACCGGAAATATGATTTCTTCGCCGGCTCCCAGTATTATCGGGAGAGTAGAAATTTATTTCACAAATGGAAGCATCATTATATCTCCTAAAAACTTCAGTGATTTTGAAAATGATCTGCTTAAAATAAATCCCAACATTATTGTAAAAAAATAA
- a CDS encoding DUF6705 family protein: MKNTLIILFSLMINLLFGQKPISPFTPTCPSYNIIPLRTYTDIPEDQCYYMKDTDNELPDYVGIWSGAWNNKTIYITFKKINTYNTFRKYNKDILIGKFKVVDSNGSILFDNTMISDDQAKIWGGKICKR, translated from the coding sequence ATGAAAAATACACTCATTATATTATTCAGCTTAATGATTAATCTGTTATTTGGACAAAAACCTATTTCACCATTTACACCCACTTGTCCATCTTATAACATCATTCCTTTAAGAACATATACAGATATTCCCGAAGATCAGTGTTACTACATGAAAGACACTGACAACGAATTACCTGATTATGTAGGAATTTGGTCTGGAGCCTGGAATAATAAAACCATATATATTACATTTAAAAAAATAAACACATACAATACCTTTAGAAAATACAATAAAGACATATTAATTGGAAAATTTAAAGTGGTAGATTCAAACGGAAGTATTTTATTTGATAATACCATGATATCAGATGATCAGGCAAAAATATGGGGGGGGAAAATTTGCAAAAGATGA
- the tpiA gene encoding triose-phosphate isomerase, producing MRRKIVAGNWKMNKNVIEAQQLMIQLLGYKNENKTNCEVWIAPPSLYLMMAKDIFEKDEIGVFSQDMSEFESGAYTGELSADMLESIDATGSLIGHSERRQYHGENDESCNKKVKLALDKGLIPVYCNGETLEQRKAGQHLDVVKTQTETALFTLSAEEIKKVVIAYEPVWAIGTGETASPAQAQEIHAHIRGIIAEKYGQEVADEVSILYGGSVKPDNAKEIFSQPDIDGGLIGGAALKLEDFSKIIEGFNQ from the coding sequence ATGAGAAGAAAAATAGTTGCAGGAAACTGGAAAATGAACAAAAATGTAATTGAAGCACAGCAGTTGATGATTCAATTATTAGGTTATAAAAATGAAAATAAAACCAACTGTGAAGTTTGGATCGCTCCCCCATCTTTATATTTAATGATGGCAAAAGACATCTTTGAAAAAGACGAAATTGGAGTTTTTTCTCAAGACATGAGCGAGTTTGAAAGCGGTGCTTACACAGGCGAATTATCTGCAGATATGCTGGAATCTATCGATGCAACAGGTTCTTTGATCGGTCACTCTGAAAGAAGACAATATCACGGTGAGAACGACGAAAGCTGCAATAAAAAAGTAAAATTGGCTTTAGATAAAGGTTTAATTCCTGTTTACTGTAATGGTGAAACGCTTGAACAGAGAAAAGCAGGTCAACATTTAGATGTTGTAAAAACTCAAACTGAAACGGCTCTTTTCACGCTTTCTGCTGAAGAAATCAAGAAAGTAGTGATCGCTTACGAACCGGTTTGGGCAATCGGAACTGGCGAGACTGCAAGTCCGGCACAGGCTCAGGAAATTCATGCTCACATCAGAGGAATTATCGCTGAAAAATACGGACAGGAAGTTGCTGACGAAGTTTCTATTCTTTACGGTGGCTCTGTAAAACCTGACAATGCAAAAGAAATTTTCTCTCAACCAGATATCGACGGTGGATTGATTGGCGGAGCTGCTTTGAAATTGGAAGATTTCTCTAAAATTATTGAAGGATTTAATCAATAA
- a CDS encoding histidine kinase, whose translation MDGNYYMIHDYLIFVGVFAIFFFLTVSIYLFSQNQSFRKRNAKLSETNKLIEQRLNEVQLEHIGTKLNPHLFKNILNSVQSHAYQTYMSLDKLANVLDYILYESNNKFVSPKEEFSFALSLIEINKIKINPLFDFRIKSKIDKSDAIYEEKVFAPLISVDLIENAFKHTDFLAQDSFIAIHLELENRIFTMKVSNKASLKNILEKEHSGFGSQSLDQRLKMIYNNFYTLQKSSKNGIFTAELTINLGEFHDKMRYS comes from the coding sequence ATGGACGGCAATTACTACATGATTCACGATTATCTGATTTTCGTTGGAGTTTTTGCTATTTTCTTTTTTCTCACGGTAAGTATTTATTTATTCAGTCAAAATCAAAGTTTCAGAAAGAGAAATGCTAAACTTTCTGAAACCAATAAGTTAATTGAGCAGCGATTAAACGAAGTTCAGCTCGAGCATATTGGCACAAAACTGAATCCTCACTTATTCAAAAACATTCTGAATTCGGTACAGTCTCACGCCTATCAAACGTATATGTCATTGGATAAACTGGCGAATGTTTTGGATTATATTTTATACGAAAGCAACAACAAATTTGTAAGCCCAAAAGAAGAATTTAGTTTTGCTTTAAGCCTGATTGAAATTAATAAAATCAAGATCAATCCGCTTTTTGATTTCAGAATTAAATCTAAAATTGATAAGTCTGATGCGATATATGAAGAAAAAGTTTTTGCACCTCTGATTTCTGTAGATTTAATTGAAAATGCCTTTAAACACACAGATTTCTTGGCACAAGATTCTTTCATCGCCATTCATCTTGAGCTGGAAAACAGAATTTTCACGATGAAAGTCAGCAACAAAGCTTCGTTAAAAAATATTTTGGAAAAAGAGCACAGTGGTTTTGGAAGTCAGTCTTTGGATCAGCGTTTAAAAATGATTTACAACAATTTTTACACGCTTCAAAAAAGCTCAAAAAATGGTATCTTCACAGCAGAATTAACAATCAATTTAGGCGAATTCCATGATAAAATGCGTTATTCTTGA
- a CDS encoding DUF6705 family protein yields the protein MKNTLIILFSLMINLFFGQKPILPFTPTCPSYNIVPLRTYTDIPEDLCYYMKDTNNELPDYVGTWTGSWNNKTIYITFKKMEKQYYEFGEYYEDKLIGKFKVVNSDGSILFDNTGIPDDKAKLRGGGFYKLAPNDYSITYTDRDVCNISGRIIIHFTDVSKTQLKWQFSYNSMMISTDCQYHATGIPDVLPKGVVLTKQ from the coding sequence ATGAAAAATACACTCATTATATTATTCAGCTTAATGATTAATCTGTTTTTTGGACAAAAACCTATTTTACCATTTACCCCCACTTGTCCATCTTACAACATTGTTCCTTTAAGAACATATACAGATATTCCCGAAGATCTGTGCTATTACATGAAAGATACAAACAATGAATTGCCAGATTATGTAGGAACCTGGACTGGAAGCTGGAATAATAAGACCATTTATATTACATTCAAAAAAATGGAAAAGCAATATTATGAATTTGGAGAATATTATGAAGACAAATTAATTGGAAAATTTAAAGTGGTAAATTCTGATGGCAGTATTTTGTTTGATAATACAGGGATACCTGATGACAAAGCAAAATTACGAGGGGGTGGATTTTACAAATTAGCACCCAATGATTATTCTATAACATATACTGATAGAGATGTATGTAATATTAGTGGAAGAATTATAATTCATTTCACAGATGTCAGCAAAACCCAGCTAAAGTGGCAATTTTCTTATAACTCAATGATGATTTCCACAGACTGCCAGTATCACGCCACAGGAATACCTGATGTTTTACCTAAAGGGGTTGTTTTAACAAAGCAGTAG
- a CDS encoding DUF6705 family protein, with amino-acid sequence MKNTLIILFSLTINLFLGQKPILPFTPTCPSYNIIPLRTYTDIPEDQCYYMKDTDNELPDYLGTWTGTWNNKTIYITFKKANRFNAFFKYNKDILIGQFKVVNSNGSILFDNTGLPDDKAKIWGGGFVKDEDNLYGLTYTDRDVCNISGRIMIHFTDASKTQIEWQFSYNSMMISTDCQYHATGIPDVLPKGVVLTKQ; translated from the coding sequence ATGAAAAATACACTAATTATATTATTCAGCTTAACGATTAATTTGTTCCTTGGACAAAAACCTATTCTACCATTTACACCCACTTGTCCATCTTATAACATCATTCCTTTAAGAACATATACAGATATTCCCGAAGATCAATGTTACTACATGAAAGACACTGACAACGAATTACCTGATTATTTAGGAACATGGACTGGAACGTGGAATAATAAAACTATTTATATTACATTTAAAAAAGCAAATAGGTTTAACGCTTTTTTTAAATATAATAAAGATATATTAATTGGTCAATTCAAAGTGGTCAATTCTAACGGCAGTATTTTGTTTGATAATACTGGATTACCTGATGATAAAGCAAAAATATGGGGGGGAGGGTTTGTTAAAGATGAAGATAACCTATATGGATTAACCTATACAGACAGAGATGTTTGTAATATAAGCGGCAGAATTATGATTCATTTCACAGATGCAAGCAAAACCCAAATAGAATGGCAGTTTTCTTATAACTCAATGATGATTTCCACAGACTGCCAATACCACGCCACAGGAATACCTGATGTTTTACCTAAAGGAGTTGTGTTAACAAAGCAGTAG
- a CDS encoding transglycosylase domain-containing protein — MKYLKRTLIFAFFLFIIFLTYIEFGGIYILSHDDRRVITFKIRSTHKLPQNFTTFYSVIYKNSLTKDSWNYNLKVLLGQNKMLECPCREMGFRIFPSLDIKNKNSLDYFLVTRYLEQNYSQTDCLNFNFSNFDFLENRKGIDEVSKSLFDKDIKDLTSLEIAEVIALYENPVKNNRIRYPERALARTKYFHELYLKNLNKK; from the coding sequence ATGAAATATTTGAAACGTACTTTAATATTCGCATTTTTTTTATTTATCATTTTCTTAACCTACATAGAATTCGGAGGCATATATATTTTAAGCCATGATGACAGAAGAGTAATTACTTTTAAAATTAGAAGTACTCATAAATTACCTCAAAATTTCACCACTTTTTACAGTGTAATCTACAAAAATTCTTTAACTAAAGACTCTTGGAACTACAATCTAAAAGTTTTATTAGGACAAAATAAAATGTTGGAATGTCCCTGCAGAGAAATGGGTTTCAGAATATTTCCTTCTTTGGATATTAAAAATAAAAATTCTTTAGATTATTTCCTAGTAACAAGATATCTTGAGCAGAATTACAGTCAGACAGATTGTTTAAATTTTAATTTCAGTAATTTTGACTTTTTAGAAAATAGAAAAGGGATTGACGAAGTTTCAAAATCTCTTTTTGATAAGGATATAAAAGATTTGACTTCTTTAGAAATTGCAGAAGTAATTGCTTTGTACGAAAATCCTGTTAAGAATAATCGAATCAGATATCCTGAAAGAGCCTTGGCAAGAACAAAATATTTTCATGAATTATATTTGAAAAATTTAAATAAAAAATGA
- a CDS encoding DUF6705 family protein yields MKNTIIILFSLIINLFFGQKPNLPLTPTCPSYNIVPLRTYTDIPEDQCYYMKDTNNELAGYVGTWVGTWNNKTIYITFKKMTNQYYAFRKYYEDILIGKFKVVNSDGSILFNNIGLTDDNAKINGGGFQKLYPNKYSMLYNDKDVCNTSGRIMIHFTDASKTQIEWQFSYNSMMISTDCQYHATGIPDVLPKGVVLTKQ; encoded by the coding sequence ATGAAAAATACAATCATTATATTATTCAGCTTAATTATTAATCTGTTTTTTGGACAAAAACCTAATTTACCATTAACACCTACTTGCCCATCATACAACATTGTTCCGTTAAGAACATATACAGATATCCCTGAAGATCAGTGCTATTATATGAAAGACACCAACAATGAATTAGCAGGTTATGTAGGAACGTGGGTTGGGACGTGGAACAATAAAACAATTTACATTACATTCAAAAAAATGACAAACCAATATTATGCTTTTAGAAAATACTATGAAGACATATTAATTGGTAAATTTAAAGTGGTAAATTCTGACGGCAGTATTTTGTTTAATAATATAGGATTAACCGATGATAATGCTAAAATAAATGGAGGAGGATTTCAAAAATTATATCCAAATAAGTATTCAATGCTATATAATGATAAAGATGTCTGTAATACCAGCGGCAGAATTATGATTCATTTTACAGATGCCAGCAAAACCCAAATAGAATGGCAGTTTTCTTATAACTCAATGATGATTTCCACAGACTGCCAGTATCACGCCACAGGAATACCTGATGTTTTACCTAAAGGGGTTGTTTTAACAAAGCAGTAG
- a CDS encoding DUF2089 family protein encodes MKLPIICPSCDHTLQVSQMKCPDCKTEVNGNYELPVLLKLARDEQDFILNFFLSSGSIKEMAKQAELSYPTMRNKMDDLIEKIKRLNG; translated from the coding sequence ATGAAGTTACCCATTATTTGTCCGAGTTGCGATCACACACTTCAGGTCAGTCAGATGAAATGCCCTGACTGTAAAACTGAAGTCAACGGAAATTACGAGCTTCCAGTACTTCTGAAATTGGCACGGGACGAGCAGGATTTCATTCTCAATTTTTTTCTTTCCAGCGGAAGCATAAAAGAAATGGCAAAACAAGCCGAACTCTCCTATCCGACCATGAGAAATAAAATGGACGATTTGATTGAAAAAATAAAAAGATTAAACGGTTAA
- the tsaE gene encoding tRNA (adenosine(37)-N6)-threonylcarbamoyltransferase complex ATPase subunit type 1 TsaE, whose translation MNFNITKLDDWQNVVEEITPQLQHPILLLKGNLGAGKTTFTQFLLKNLGSEDEVNSPTYSIVNEYNTSKGKVYHFDLYRLKNIEEVFDIGIEEYLDNAYLCIIEWPEVYEEELYGLKYHTMSIHNNGESREISFD comes from the coding sequence ATGAATTTCAATATTACCAAATTAGACGACTGGCAAAACGTTGTAGAAGAAATTACTCCTCAGCTTCAACATCCCATTTTATTACTAAAGGGAAATTTAGGAGCCGGAAAAACTACATTTACTCAGTTTTTGCTTAAAAATTTAGGTAGTGAAGACGAGGTAAATTCACCCACCTACTCTATTGTAAACGAATACAATACATCTAAAGGAAAAGTCTATCATTTTGATTTGTATCGATTAAAAAATATTGAAGAAGTTTTTGATATCGGTATCGAAGAATATCTAGACAATGCCTATTTGTGCATTATCGAATGGCCTGAAGTTTATGAAGAAGAACTCTATGGACTAAAGTACCACACGATGAGCATCCACAATAACGGTGAAAGCAGAGAAATCAGTTTCGACTAA
- a CDS encoding cation:proton antiporter yields the protein MGKYKNIIFYISTIAFFSCLMYWFFIEGKTLEIGENIAPSKATGSTMWENFTDSFMTNLHHPLALLLAQIVTIILVAKLFGWICVKLKQPSVIGEMIAGIVLGPSLFGLYFPELSAFIFPKESLGNLQFLSQIGLILFMYIVGMELDLSVLRKKAHDAVVISHASIIFPFALGVGLSYFIYKEFAPEGIQFSSFALFIAIAMSITAFPVLARIVQERNLHKTKIGTVVITCAAADDITAWCILAAVIAVVKAGSFSGSVFVILMAILYVFFMIKAVRPFLHRIAESQKGKGFISKPLVAVFFLILIISSYATEVIGIHALFGAFMAGAIMPENVKFRNLFIEKIEDVALVLLLPLFFVFTGLRTQIGLLNDPHLWKIGGFIILTAVTGKFVGSALTSKFLKMSWKDSLTIGALMNTRGLTELIVLNIGYDLGVLGPELFAMLVIMALFTTFMTGPCLDLINYLFKGKKSTMDDEEQENDDAKYKVLLSFDTAESGSTLLRLADNFTHKMNGNKSVTAMNIAPVDELHAFDIENFEKEQFKKVIQTSDELQLEVTTLFKASTDIESDLTSISNKGNYDLLLIMLGKSMYEGSLLGRLLGFTTKIINPEKLLNTVKGKSYIFNNSPFDDFTLQILDKTNIPVGVLVEKEFTSAEKVFVPIFNLSDFYLLEYAKRLINNNNSQIIILDVAGQIRSNIEVKELIRSIEQVAPNHITLYNEKKIEKEFLNSQDLMLISKKSWRGLIDSKSLWLSDIPSTLIISNP from the coding sequence ATGGGGAAATACAAAAATATTATCTTTTATATCAGTACCATCGCATTCTTTTCATGCTTGATGTACTGGTTTTTTATCGAAGGAAAAACTTTAGAAATAGGAGAAAATATTGCTCCAAGTAAAGCGACAGGATCTACGATGTGGGAGAATTTCACCGATTCTTTTATGACGAATCTTCATCATCCACTCGCACTTTTATTAGCTCAGATTGTGACCATCATTCTTGTCGCAAAACTATTTGGCTGGATTTGCGTTAAACTAAAACAACCTTCCGTGATTGGTGAAATGATTGCCGGAATCGTTTTGGGACCTTCACTTTTTGGACTTTATTTCCCAGAACTTTCGGCATTCATTTTCCCTAAAGAGTCACTTGGGAATTTACAGTTCTTGAGTCAGATTGGTTTGATACTTTTCATGTACATCGTTGGGATGGAACTTGATTTAAGCGTTCTACGTAAAAAAGCACATGATGCAGTGGTCATCAGCCATGCAAGTATTATTTTTCCGTTTGCTTTGGGAGTTGGGCTTTCTTATTTTATCTATAAAGAATTTGCTCCTGAGGGAATTCAGTTCAGTTCGTTTGCCTTATTTATAGCCATTGCGATGAGTATCACCGCATTTCCAGTTTTGGCAAGAATCGTCCAGGAAAGAAATCTTCATAAGACAAAAATCGGAACCGTTGTAATTACCTGCGCCGCTGCAGATGATATTACGGCGTGGTGTATATTGGCAGCTGTAATTGCGGTTGTAAAAGCAGGGTCGTTCTCAGGTTCAGTATTTGTTATTTTAATGGCGATATTGTATGTCTTTTTTATGATTAAAGCCGTACGACCTTTCTTACACCGAATTGCTGAATCGCAAAAAGGCAAAGGTTTTATCAGCAAACCATTGGTTGCTGTATTTTTCCTAATCTTAATTATTTCATCATACGCAACAGAAGTTATCGGAATTCACGCTCTCTTCGGAGCATTTATGGCAGGTGCCATTATGCCAGAAAATGTAAAATTCAGAAATCTTTTCATTGAAAAAATTGAAGATGTTGCTTTGGTTTTATTGCTTCCTTTATTCTTTGTATTTACGGGATTGCGTACTCAGATTGGTTTGTTAAACGATCCCCATCTTTGGAAAATCGGTGGCTTCATTATACTAACTGCTGTTACCGGGAAATTTGTAGGAAGTGCACTGACTTCAAAATTCCTCAAAATGAGCTGGAAAGACAGTCTCACCATTGGAGCATTGATGAATACGAGAGGGCTTACAGAATTAATTGTACTAAATATTGGTTATGATTTAGGAGTTTTAGGTCCGGAATTATTTGCAATGTTGGTCATCATGGCATTATTTACCACTTTCATGACCGGCCCTTGCCTTGATCTTATCAATTATCTTTTTAAAGGAAAGAAATCGACAATGGACGATGAAGAACAGGAAAATGATGATGCAAAATATAAAGTTCTCTTATCTTTTGACACTGCCGAATCCGGAAGTACATTATTAAGATTAGCCGACAATTTCACTCACAAAATGAACGGAAACAAAAGCGTAACCGCGATGAATATCGCGCCGGTAGATGAATTGCACGCTTTTGATATTGAAAATTTCGAGAAAGAACAATTTAAAAAAGTCATTCAAACCTCAGATGAACTTCAGTTGGAAGTGACCACCCTTTTCAAAGCATCAACCGATATTGAAAGTGATCTTACAAGCATTTCAAACAAAGGAAATTACGATTTACTTTTAATCATGCTCGGGAAATCGATGTATGAAGGAAGTTTACTCGGAAGACTTTTAGGCTTTACCACAAAAATCATCAACCCGGAAAAATTACTGAATACTGTAAAAGGGAAAAGTTATATTTTCAACAACTCTCCTTTTGATGATTTCACCTTGCAGATTTTGGATAAAACAAATATTCCGGTGGGTGTTTTGGTTGAAAAAGAATTTACTTCAGCCGAAAAAGTATTTGTTCCTATTTTTAATTTAAGCGATTTTTATCTGCTTGAATATGCGAAAAGATTGATCAACAATAACAATTCGCAGATTATTATTTTGGATGTTGCCGGACAGATAAGAAGCAATATTGAGGTAAAAGAGCTCATCAGAAGTATCGAACAGGTTGCACCCAATCACATCACTTTATATAACGAGAAAAAAATTGAGAAGGAATTTTTAAACTCACAGGATCTTATGCTAATCAGCAAAAAAAGCTGGCGAGGTCTTATCGACTCAAAAAGTCTTTGGCTTTCAGACATTCCTTCAACATTGATTATCTCTAATCCGTAA
- a CDS encoding LytR/AlgR family response regulator transcription factor: MIKCVILDDELLAISYLKLLCEQIDNVEVVKSFNDPKIFLSEINSIDCDLCILDIEMPGMTGLQVAELISDSKKIIFTTAYKEYAAEAFDLNVVDYVRKPIKKERLLQAFEKAADLFSHLPQKESIEWNSNIGKSTIFTEQIAYIKTSEIDSRDKDIILKDGTTIVLKNLNFKSLLEMLPSKDFAQVNKKEIIALSSVKVLSTSEIITTIPAENDHYLKLQIGETYKNSLMERFGK; encoded by the coding sequence ATGATAAAATGCGTTATTCTTGATGATGAACTTCTTGCCATAAGTTACTTAAAACTTCTGTGCGAACAGATTGACAATGTAGAAGTTGTAAAATCTTTTAATGATCCTAAAATTTTCCTGAGTGAAATCAATTCTATCGATTGTGACCTCTGTATTTTAGATATAGAAATGCCGGGAATGACCGGACTTCAGGTCGCAGAATTAATTTCAGATTCAAAAAAAATCATTTTCACAACGGCTTACAAAGAATACGCTGCCGAAGCTTTTGATTTAAATGTTGTTGATTACGTACGGAAACCCATAAAAAAAGAAAGACTGCTTCAGGCTTTTGAAAAAGCTGCAGATTTGTTCAGTCATCTCCCGCAGAAAGAATCCATCGAATGGAACAGCAATATCGGAAAATCGACCATATTCACAGAGCAGATTGCTTACATTAAAACCTCAGAAATCGACAGCCGCGACAAAGATATTATCCTGAAAGACGGAACCACTATCGTGCTGAAAAATCTGAATTTCAAATCTCTTTTAGAAATGTTGCCTTCCAAAGATTTTGCGCAGGTCAACAAAAAAGAAATTATCGCTTTATCATCTGTAAAAGTTTTGTCGACGAGTGAAATTATCACGACGATTCCCGCAGAAAACGATCATTATTTAAAATTACAGATTGGCGAAACCTATAAAAATTCACTGATGGAAAGATTCGGAAAATAG
- the clpP gene encoding ATP-dependent Clp endopeptidase proteolytic subunit ClpP: protein MDIKKEFRDFSVKHLGNSGLATDQYMGMYGPTNLTPYIMEERRMNVAQMDVFSRLMMDRIIFLGTGIDDQVANIVTAQLLFLESSDSAKDIQIYINSPGGSVYAGLGIYDTMQIIKPDVATICTGIAASMGAVLLVAGEKGKRSALKHSRVMIHQPSGGAQGVASDMEINLREMLKLKKELYDIISEHSGQTYEWVEKASDRDYWMTSTEAKEFGMVDEVLQRAKKEK, encoded by the coding sequence ATGGACATTAAAAAAGAATTCAGAGATTTCTCTGTAAAACATTTAGGAAACAGCGGTCTTGCTACCGATCAGTATATGGGAATGTATGGTCCTACAAACCTTACACCTTACATCATGGAAGAAAGAAGAATGAACGTTGCTCAAATGGACGTTTTCTCTCGTTTGATGATGGATAGAATCATTTTTTTGGGAACAGGAATTGACGATCAAGTTGCTAATATTGTAACGGCTCAGTTATTATTCTTAGAAAGTTCTGATTCTGCAAAAGATATTCAGATCTATATCAACTCTCCTGGTGGAAGCGTTTATGCTGGATTAGGAATTTATGACACGATGCAGATCATTAAGCCGGATGTTGCCACAATCTGTACAGGTATTGCCGCTTCAATGGGAGCTGTATTATTGGTTGCAGGTGAAAAAGGCAAACGTTCTGCGTTGAAACACTCGAGAGTAATGATTCACCAACCTTCAGGTGGTGCACAAGGTGTTGCTTCTGACATGGAAATCAACTTGAGAGAAATGTTGAAACTGAAAAAAGAATTGTACGACATCATTTCTGAGCATTCTGGACAAACTTACGAATGGGTAGAGAAAGCATCTGACAGAGATTACTGGATGACTTCTACTGAAGCAAAAGAATTCGGAATGGTCGATGAAGTTTTACAGAGAGCTAAAAAGGAGAAATAA